In a genomic window of Gossypium arboreum isolate Shixiya-1 chromosome 9, ASM2569848v2, whole genome shotgun sequence:
- the LOC108456047 gene encoding kelch repeat-containing protein At3g27220-like, with amino-acid sequence MGKNLHQHHQHQSKSNNSYTKFIFVLFFFCLLGLACIIDLFWASSSSFSSSYLRFASNWVSQKPRIFVSQQQQNVDDKIGKKKRFLSATFADLPAPDLAWEQMPSAPVPRLDGSAIQINNLFYVLSGYGTLDHVHSHVDVFNFTDNTWCAKFDTPKDMANSHLGVASDGRYIYVVSGQYGPQCRAPTSRTYVLDTQTREWQSLPPLPAPRYAPATQLWKGRLHVMGGSKENRHTPGLEHWSIAVKDGKALDKEWRTEIPIPRGGPHRACVAINDRLFVIGGQEGDFMAKPGSPIFKCSRRHEVVYGDVYMLDAEMKKWEVLPPLPKPNSHIECSWVVVNNSIIITGGTTEKHPETKRMILVGEVFQFHLDSLTWLVIGKLPYRVKTTLAGFWDGYLYFTSGQRDRGPDNPQPKKVIGELWRTKLNI; translated from the exons ATGGGCAAAAATCTACATCAGCACCATCAACATCAAAGCAAGAGCAACAACAGTTACACAAAATTTATATTTGTTCTCTTCTTCTTTTGTCTTTTGGGATTGGCTTGCATTATAGATCTCTTCTGggcatcttcttcttcttttagcTCTTCATATCTTAGGTTTGCATCCAATTGGGTGTCTCAAAAACCTCGTATCTTTGTTTCTCAACAACAACAAAACGTTGACGACAAG attgggaaaaagaagagatttttaTCAGCAACATTTGCGGATTTACCAGCACCAGATTTGGCTTGGGAACAAATGCCATCAGCACCAGTTCCACGCCTTGATGGTTCAGCTATACAAATTAACAACCTTTTTTATGTTCTTTCAGGATATGGTACCCTTGACCAT GTGCACTCTCATGTTGATGTGTTTAATTTCACTGACAATACATGGTGTGCCAAGTTCGATACACCAAAAGACATGGCGAATTCACATCTAGGAGTAGCAAGTGATGGGAGATACATATATGTAGTGTCAGGTCAATATGGTCCCCAATGTCGGGCCCCGACATCTCGTACTTATGTTCTTGATACTCAAACAAGGGAATGGCAAAGCTTGCCTCCTTTGCCAGCCCCAAG GTATGCTCCAGCAACTCAGTTATGGAAAGGCAGACTCCATGTGATGGGAGGCAGCAAAGAGAATCGCCACACACCGGGATTGGAGCATTGGAGTATAGCAGTAAAAGATGGCAAGGCATTGGACAAAGAGTGGCGGACCGAGATCCCGATTCCTCGTGGAGGACCGCATAG GGCTTGTGTTGCGATAAACGATCGACTGTTTGTAATCGGCGGTCAAGAGGGAGATTTTATGGCGAAACCTGGATCACCTATCTTCAAATGTTCTCGTAGACATGAG GTTGTATATGGAGATGTTTACATGCTAGATGCTGAAATGAAGAAATGGGAAGTGTTACCTCCATTGCCAAAACCAAACTCCCACATAGAATGTTCTTGGGTAGTTGTCAACAATTCGATCATAATTACAGGCGGCACAACAGAAAAACATCCAGAGACCAAAAGGATGATTCTCGTTGGGGAAGTTTTCCAGTTTCATTTAGATTCACTG ACTTGGTTGGTGATCGGAAAGCTTCCTTACCGTGTGAAGACAACCTTAGCCGGTTTTTGGGACGGATATTTGTATTTTACATCTGGACAACGAGACAGAGGACCAGATAATCCGCAACCGAAGAAGGTGATTGGAGAGTTGTGGAGAACCAAACTGAATATCTAA
- the LOC108454041 gene encoding cytochrome c1-2, heme protein, mitochondrial isoform X1 — protein MLFSLLLFVLFLWICEAAAGSFDHHHHHHHLSVINLHSLFQLNFSGKLAEMAGGLIHQVLRRKFQSQSAVQALSWFSSRKVNDDAGSAGMRTVALLGAGVSGLLGFATVASADEAEHGLGVPNYPWPHAGILSSYDHASIRRGHQVYQQVCASCHSMSLISYRDLVGVAYTEEETKAMAAEIEVVDGPNDEGEMFTRPGKLSDRFPQPYANEQAARFANGGAYPPDLSLITKARHNGQNYVFALLTGYRDPPAGVMIREGLNYNPYFPGGAIAMPKMLIDGAVEYEDGTPATEAQMGKDVVTFLSWAAEPEMEERKLMGFKWIFVLSLALLQAAYYRRLRWSVLKSRRLVLDVVN, from the exons ATGCTGTTTTCTCTTTTACTTTTCGTTTTGTTCCTTTGGATCTGTGAGGCAGCCGCCGGTTCCTTtgaccaccaccaccaccaccaccacctctcTGTGATCAACCTTCACTCTCTTTTTCAA CTGAACTTTTCAGGGAAATTAGCTGAAATGGCTGGAGGATTAATCCACCAGGTTTTAAGGAGGAAGTTTCAATCACAGTCTGCT GTTCAAGCTTTATCATGGTTTTCATCAAGGAAAGTTAATGACGATGCGGGTTCTGCTGGTATGAGGACCGTTGCACTCCTTGGAGCTGGTGTTTCAGGTTTACTAGGTTTTGCAACAGTAGCATCTGCTGATGAGGCAGAACACGGTTTAGGAGTTCCAAATTATCCTTGGCCTCACGCAGGCATCCTCAGTTCATATGACCATGCTTC GATTCGTCGTGGTCACCAGGTTTACCAGCAAGTGTGTGCATCCTGCCACTCTATGTCCCTAATATCATACCGTGATTTGGTTGGTGTTGCGTATACGGAAGAGGAGACGAAGGCTATGGCAGCTGAGATTGAGGTGGTTGACGGTCCTAATGATGAGGGTGAGATGTTTACTCGTCCGGGTAAACTTAGTGACCGCTTTCCTCAGCCATATGCAAACGAACAAGCAGCTAGGTTTGCAAATGGAGGAGCTTATCCTCCAGATCTAAGTCTCATCACCAAA GCTCGTCATAATGGCCAGAACTATGTGTTTGCGCTTCTAACTGGTTACCGTGATCCTCCTGCTGGTGTTATG ATTCGTGAGGGGCTAAACTATAACCCATACTTTCCAGGAGGAGCAATTGCCATGCCTAAAATGCTTATTGATGGTGCTGTAGAGTATGAAGATGGCACCCCTGCAACTGAAGCTCAG ATGGGGAAAGATGTGGTGACATTTTTGTCATGGGCGGCAGAACCAGAAATGGAAGAAAGGAAGCTG ATGGGTTTTAAATGGATATTTGTATTGTCATTGGCTTTGCTTCAAGCTGCTTACTACCGACGCTTGAGGTGGTCGGTTCTCAAATCTCGCAGGCTGGTACTTGATGTTGTGAACTAG
- the LOC108454041 gene encoding cytochrome c1-2, heme protein, mitochondrial isoform X2, whose protein sequence is MAGGLIHQVLRRKFQSQSAVQALSWFSSRKVNDDAGSAGMRTVALLGAGVSGLLGFATVASADEAEHGLGVPNYPWPHAGILSSYDHASIRRGHQVYQQVCASCHSMSLISYRDLVGVAYTEEETKAMAAEIEVVDGPNDEGEMFTRPGKLSDRFPQPYANEQAARFANGGAYPPDLSLITKARHNGQNYVFALLTGYRDPPAGVMIREGLNYNPYFPGGAIAMPKMLIDGAVEYEDGTPATEAQMGKDVVTFLSWAAEPEMEERKLMGFKWIFVLSLALLQAAYYRRLRWSVLKSRRLVLDVVN, encoded by the exons ATGGCTGGAGGATTAATCCACCAGGTTTTAAGGAGGAAGTTTCAATCACAGTCTGCT GTTCAAGCTTTATCATGGTTTTCATCAAGGAAAGTTAATGACGATGCGGGTTCTGCTGGTATGAGGACCGTTGCACTCCTTGGAGCTGGTGTTTCAGGTTTACTAGGTTTTGCAACAGTAGCATCTGCTGATGAGGCAGAACACGGTTTAGGAGTTCCAAATTATCCTTGGCCTCACGCAGGCATCCTCAGTTCATATGACCATGCTTC GATTCGTCGTGGTCACCAGGTTTACCAGCAAGTGTGTGCATCCTGCCACTCTATGTCCCTAATATCATACCGTGATTTGGTTGGTGTTGCGTATACGGAAGAGGAGACGAAGGCTATGGCAGCTGAGATTGAGGTGGTTGACGGTCCTAATGATGAGGGTGAGATGTTTACTCGTCCGGGTAAACTTAGTGACCGCTTTCCTCAGCCATATGCAAACGAACAAGCAGCTAGGTTTGCAAATGGAGGAGCTTATCCTCCAGATCTAAGTCTCATCACCAAA GCTCGTCATAATGGCCAGAACTATGTGTTTGCGCTTCTAACTGGTTACCGTGATCCTCCTGCTGGTGTTATG ATTCGTGAGGGGCTAAACTATAACCCATACTTTCCAGGAGGAGCAATTGCCATGCCTAAAATGCTTATTGATGGTGCTGTAGAGTATGAAGATGGCACCCCTGCAACTGAAGCTCAG ATGGGGAAAGATGTGGTGACATTTTTGTCATGGGCGGCAGAACCAGAAATGGAAGAAAGGAAGCTG ATGGGTTTTAAATGGATATTTGTATTGTCATTGGCTTTGCTTCAAGCTGCTTACTACCGACGCTTGAGGTGGTCGGTTCTCAAATCTCGCAGGCTGGTACTTGATGTTGTGAACTAG
- the LOC108455416 gene encoding uncharacterized protein LOC108455416, whose amino-acid sequence MADGILAAGGSLGRAIKKTRMRSDEPLDLDNPIVDEQGRSVPTGENLTASWKDKLLGSFVNKGSSHDEEDFKLNDGDVSKEMIDGVPSITFSERVHNFITQRLARTVIVKLLGRKISYHAMSNKLQAIWKANKKLQVLDLKNDYFSVRFQDENEYITTISRGPWIIFGHYLMVRPWTRSFSTDQAFPNNLLVWVRLPGLLEGMYNTSLLKFIGGVIGPVARIDQNTDNKARRKFARITVFVDLDQPLVSKIVIDGRIQRVEYESLPVVCFDCGRYGHNREICPYRSDKENEPFTVENPLPRNVPEIPKYVEEDRYGPWMLVERKQRRKNRPAPEKPIKDMKAGESKGSRFESLSEIRGDNLGGQIQDINGGI is encoded by the coding sequence ATGGCTGACGGAATTTTGGCTGCTGGTGGTTCGTTAGGAAGAGCTATAAAGAAAACCAGAATGAGGTCAGATGAACCTCTGGATCTAGACAATCCTATTGTGGATGAACAGGGAAGATCAGTACCGACGGGGGAAAATCTCACTGCTTCATGGAAGGACAAGTTACTAGGTTCCTTTGTGAACAAAGGCTCTTCTCATGATGAGGAagattttaaattaaatgatGGTGATGTTTCAAAGGAGATGATCGATGGTGTTCCTTCAATTACCTTCTCTGAACGCGTTCATAACTTTATTACCCAGCGCCTGGCTAGGACGGTGATTGTGAAGCTACTGGGTCGCAAGATCTCCTACCACGCCATGTCGAATAAACTTCAAGCGATATGGAAAGCtaataaaaaattacaagttCTCGATCTGAAGAATGATTATTTCTCGGTCCGTTTTCAAGACGAGAATGAGTACATTACTACGATATCAAGAGGTCCATGGATAATTTTTGGTCATTACTTAATGGTTAGGCCATGGACAAGAAGCTTCTCAACGGATCAAGCATTTCCCAATAATCTGCTGGTTTGGGTTAGGTTACCCGGGTTACTAGAAGGGATGTACAACACAAGCCTATTGAAATTTATTGGTGGAGTGATCGGGCCGGTTGCCAGAATAGATCAAAATACTGATAACAAAGCTAGAAGAAAATTTGCCCGAATTACGGTTTTTGTTGATCTAGACCAACCTCTAGTGTCTAAGATTGTGATCGATGGTAGGATCCAACGGGTGGAGTATGAGTCTTTACCGGTGGTATGTTTCGACTGTGGGCGGTATGGACACAATCGGGAGATTTGTCCTTACAGATCGGATAAAGAGAATGAACCATTTACGGTGGAGAATCCCTTACCAAGGAATGTGCCTGAAATCCCAAAATACGTTGAGGAGGACAGATATGGTCCTTGGATGCTTGTTGAACGGAAACAAAGGAGAAAAAACCGACCGGCACCAGAAAAACCAATTAAAGACATGAAGGCCGGCGAGAGTAAAGGGTCTAGATTTGAATCTTTAAGCGAAATTCGGGGCGATAATTTAGGGGGTCAGATTCAAGATATTAATGGGGGGATATGA